Proteins from a genomic interval of Mycobacterium conspicuum:
- the gabT gene encoding 4-aminobutyrate--2-oxoglutarate transaminase, with protein sequence MASLEQSRQLVTEIPGPASLELNKRRVAAVSRGVGVTLPVYVARAGGGIIEDVDGNRLIDLGSGIAVTTIGNSSPRVVEAVRTQVAEFTHTCFMVTPYEEYVAVAEELNRITPGSGEKRSVLFNSGAEAVENAIKVARSYTRKTAVVAFDHAYHGRTNLAMALTAKSMPYKSGFGPFAPEIYRAPLSYPYRDGLLDKELGSDGEKAAARTIGFIEKQVGADNLAAVIIEPISGEGGFIVPAEGFLPALLDWCRKNNVVFVADEVQSGFARTGAWFACEHEGIEPDLMCIAKGIADGLPLSSVTGRAEIMDAPHVSGLGGTFGGNPVACAAALATIETIERDGLIERGRQIERLIVERLSRLQSSDDRIGDVRGRGAMIAVELVKSGTADPDPELTLKLAAAAHAAGVVILTCGMFGNVIRLLPPLTISDELLAEGLDVLAGLLGEL encoded by the coding sequence GTGGCCAGCCTCGAGCAGAGTCGCCAGCTGGTCACCGAAATCCCAGGTCCCGCATCGCTGGAACTCAACAAGCGCCGGGTCGCGGCGGTGTCGCGGGGCGTGGGCGTGACCCTGCCGGTGTACGTGGCCCGCGCCGGCGGCGGGATCATCGAGGACGTCGACGGCAACCGGCTCATCGACCTGGGCTCGGGCATCGCCGTCACCACGATCGGCAACTCGTCGCCCCGGGTGGTGGAAGCGGTGCGCACCCAGGTGGCCGAATTCACCCACACCTGTTTCATGGTGACGCCGTACGAGGAGTACGTCGCCGTCGCCGAAGAGCTCAATCGGATCACCCCGGGCTCCGGCGAGAAGCGCTCGGTGTTGTTCAACTCCGGCGCCGAGGCCGTCGAGAACGCCATCAAGGTCGCGCGCTCCTACACCCGCAAGACCGCCGTCGTCGCGTTCGACCACGCCTACCACGGCCGCACCAACCTGGCGATGGCGCTCACCGCCAAGTCCATGCCTTACAAGAGCGGGTTCGGCCCGTTCGCCCCGGAGATCTACCGGGCGCCGCTGTCCTACCCCTATCGGGACGGGCTGCTCGACAAGGAACTGGGCAGCGACGGGGAGAAGGCCGCCGCGCGGACCATCGGCTTCATCGAGAAGCAGGTCGGGGCCGACAATCTGGCCGCCGTCATCATCGAGCCGATCTCGGGCGAAGGCGGTTTCATCGTCCCGGCCGAGGGGTTCCTGCCCGCGCTGCTGGACTGGTGCCGCAAGAACAACGTGGTGTTCGTCGCCGACGAGGTGCAGTCCGGGTTCGCGCGCACCGGCGCCTGGTTCGCCTGCGAGCACGAAGGTATCGAGCCCGACCTGATGTGTATCGCCAAGGGCATCGCCGACGGGCTGCCGCTGTCCTCGGTGACGGGGCGCGCCGAGATCATGGATGCCCCGCACGTCAGCGGCCTGGGCGGCACGTTCGGCGGCAATCCGGTCGCGTGTGCGGCGGCGCTGGCCACCATCGAGACCATCGAGCGCGACGGCCTGATCGAGCGGGGCCGGCAGATCGAACGGCTCATCGTCGAGCGGCTGTCCCGGCTGCAGTCCAGCGACGACCGGATCGGCGACGTGCGCGGCCGCGGCGCCATGATCGCCGTCGAGCTGGTGAAATCGGGCACCGCCGACCCCGACCCCGAGTTGACGCTGAAGTTGGCCGCCGCGGCCCACGCGGCCGGCGTGGTCATCCTGACCTGCGGCATGTTCGGCAACGTCATCCGGCTGCTGCCCCCGCTGACCATCAGCGACGAGCTGCTGGCCGAGGGTCTCGACGTGCTGGCCGGGCTGCTGGGCGAGCTGTAG
- the yajC gene encoding preprotein translocase subunit YajC: MESLVLFLPFLLIMGGFMYFASRRQKRAMQATIDLHDSLRPGDRVHTTSGLEATVTAITDDTVDLEIAPGVVTTWMKLAIRDKMLPDVGEDFVEYDDDYDEDEADELDAADADDAGHESRATKEL, translated from the coding sequence ATGGAGAGTTTGGTCTTGTTCCTGCCGTTCCTGCTCATCATGGGTGGGTTTATGTACTTCGCATCGCGCCGGCAGAAGCGCGCGATGCAGGCCACCATCGACCTGCACGACTCGCTGCGGCCGGGCGACCGCGTGCACACCACCTCGGGCCTGGAGGCCACCGTCACCGCGATCACCGACGACACCGTCGATTTGGAGATCGCGCCCGGTGTGGTGACCACGTGGATGAAGCTGGCGATCCGCGACAAGATGCTGCCGGATGTCGGTGAGGACTTCGTGGAATACGACGATGACTACGACGAAGACGAGGCCGACGAGTTGGACGCGGCCGACGCCGACGACGCCGGCCACGAGAGTCGCGCCACCAAGGAACTCTGA
- the secD gene encoding protein translocase subunit SecD — translation MASSSAPVRPARYLSVFLVLLIGVYLLVFLTGDKHARPKLGIDLQGGTRVTLTARTPDGSRPSRDSLAQAQQIISARVNGLGVSGSEVVVDGDNLVITVPGNDGNEARNLGQTARLYIRPVIQAVPAQNPEAPKPEPQPPAAPAPGAPAPGGPAPGAGPAPTGQPAPPPAGQPTPPPPAQPRPYPEEPTPAPSPPPSPAPSPAPSPAPPAGQAPPGEPPADVPAPPDPRKDLAERIAAEKKWRQSTRQGIQFLALQYQATLCGKDDILAGNDDPALPLVTCSQDHKAAYLLGPSIISGDQIQDATSGLNQRGVGYVVDLQFKPAAANVWADYTAAHVGEQTAFTLDSQVVSAPRINEAIPGGRTQISGGDPPFSAATARQLANVLKYGSLPLSFEASEAQTVSATLGLTSLRAGLIAGGIGLILVLLYSLFYYRALGLLTALSLICSGAMVFAILVLLGRYINYTLDLAGIAGLIIGIGTTADSFVVFFERIKDEIREGRSFRSAVPRGWVRARKTIVSGNAVTFLAAAVLYFLAIGQVKGFAFTLGLTTILDLVVVFLVTWPLVYLASKNPTMAKPAFNGLGAVQQVARERRAAASTTGRG, via the coding sequence GTGGCATCGTCTTCGGCGCCGGTGCGTCCTGCCCGCTACCTGTCGGTGTTCCTGGTCCTACTCATCGGCGTCTACCTGCTGGTGTTTCTCACCGGGGACAAGCACGCGCGCCCCAAGCTCGGGATCGATTTGCAGGGCGGCACCCGCGTCACCCTGACCGCCCGCACGCCGGACGGCTCGCGGCCCAGCCGCGACTCGCTGGCGCAGGCCCAGCAGATCATCAGCGCGCGCGTCAACGGGCTGGGCGTTTCCGGGTCGGAGGTGGTCGTCGACGGCGACAACCTGGTGATCACCGTGCCCGGAAACGACGGCAACGAGGCCCGCAACCTCGGCCAGACCGCGCGGCTGTACATCCGGCCGGTGATCCAGGCGGTTCCCGCGCAAAACCCGGAGGCACCCAAGCCCGAGCCGCAGCCGCCCGCCGCGCCGGCGCCCGGTGCCCCCGCGCCCGGTGGCCCCGCGCCCGGCGCCGGACCCGCCCCGACGGGCCAGCCGGCGCCGCCGCCGGCCGGCCAGCCGACCCCGCCACCGCCCGCCCAACCGAGGCCCTACCCGGAGGAACCCACCCCGGCACCCAGCCCGCCGCCCAGTCCCGCCCCAAGCCCGGCGCCCAGTCCCGCTCCGCCCGCGGGCCAGGCGCCCCCGGGCGAGCCGCCGGCCGATGTGCCCGCGCCCCCGGATCCGCGCAAGGATCTCGCCGAGCGCATCGCCGCAGAGAAGAAGTGGCGACAGAGCACCCGCCAGGGCATCCAATTCCTCGCCCTGCAATACCAGGCCACACTGTGCGGCAAGGACGACATCCTGGCTGGCAACGACGACCCGGCCCTGCCCCTGGTTACCTGCTCGCAGGACCATAAGGCCGCCTACCTGCTCGGGCCGTCGATCATCAGCGGCGACCAGATCCAGGACGCGACGTCGGGCCTGAACCAACGCGGTGTCGGCTACGTCGTCGATCTGCAGTTCAAGCCGGCCGCGGCCAATGTCTGGGCCGACTACACCGCCGCCCATGTCGGTGAGCAGACCGCCTTCACCCTGGACTCGCAGGTGGTCAGCGCCCCGCGCATCAACGAAGCGATTCCCGGCGGCCGCACCCAGATCAGCGGCGGCGATCCGCCGTTCAGCGCCGCAACCGCGCGGCAGCTGGCCAACGTCCTGAAGTACGGTTCGTTGCCGCTGTCCTTCGAAGCCTCGGAAGCCCAAACCGTCTCGGCGACACTGGGTTTGACGTCGCTGCGGGCGGGTCTGATCGCGGGCGGAATCGGGTTGATCCTGGTGCTGCTGTATTCGTTGTTCTACTACCGGGCGCTCGGACTGCTCACGGCGTTGTCGTTAATCTGTTCGGGCGCAATGGTTTTCGCGATCCTGGTGCTGCTGGGTAGATACATCAACTACACCCTGGACCTCGCGGGCATCGCGGGCTTGATCATCGGCATCGGCACCACCGCCGACTCGTTCGTGGTGTTCTTCGAACGCATCAAAGACGAGATCCGGGAAGGCCGTTCGTTCCGCTCGGCGGTGCCGCGGGGTTGGGTGCGGGCCCGCAAGACCATCGTGTCGGGCAACGCCGTGACCTTCCTGGCCGCCGCCGTGCTGTACTTCCTGGCGATCGGTCAGGTGAAGGGCTTCGCGTTCACCCTCGGTCTGACCACGATCCTCGACCTGGTGGTGGTGTTCCTGGTGACCTGGCCGCTGGTGTACCTGGCGTCCAAGAATCCGACGATGGCGAAGCCGGCGTTCAACGGCCTGGGGGCCGTCCAGCAGGTTGCGCGCGAACGCCGGGCGGCCGCCTCCACGACGGGACGGGGGTAA
- the secF gene encoding protein translocase subunit SecF, with product MAAKKTKEDDAAVELTEASADTVEAKSTAPALPHHSFLSRLYTGTGAFEVVGRRKLWYGVSGAIVAIAVLSIIIRGFTFGIDFKGGTTVSMPAAGATGTVRVADVSDTFTKAVGHGPESVVIVGSGSSATVQIRSEHLTNDQTAKLRTALFDAFAPKGTDGKPSKAAISDSAVSETWGDQITKKALIALAVFLVLVGLYIMVRYERYMAISALATMVFDLSVTAGVYALVGFEVTPATVIGLLTILGFSLYDTVIVFDKVEENTHDFQHKTRRTFAEQANLAINQTFMRSINTSLISVLPILALMVVAVWLLGVGTLKDLALVQLVGIIVGTYSSIFFATPLLVTLRERTELVRTHTRRVGKRRSPGARASANETVTESADPEQASEKPEDTVEENAEPAPEATKRAPNKPAPGARPVRPTGARRPTGKRNAGKR from the coding sequence ATGGCTGCCAAGAAGACCAAGGAAGATGACGCCGCCGTGGAACTCACCGAAGCCAGCGCCGACACCGTCGAGGCGAAATCCACCGCCCCCGCCCTGCCGCACCACAGCTTCCTGTCCCGGCTCTACACCGGCACCGGCGCCTTCGAGGTGGTGGGCCGCCGCAAGCTCTGGTACGGGGTCAGCGGCGCGATCGTCGCGATCGCGGTCCTGTCGATCATCATTCGCGGGTTCACGTTCGGGATCGACTTCAAGGGCGGCACCACGGTGTCGATGCCCGCGGCCGGCGCGACGGGCACGGTCCGGGTCGCCGACGTGTCCGACACCTTCACGAAGGCCGTCGGCCACGGCCCCGAATCGGTGGTGATCGTCGGCAGCGGCTCGTCGGCGACGGTGCAGATCCGCTCCGAGCATCTGACCAACGATCAGACCGCCAAGCTGCGCACCGCCCTGTTCGACGCGTTTGCGCCCAAGGGCACCGACGGCAAGCCCAGCAAGGCGGCGATCAGCGACTCGGCGGTGTCGGAGACCTGGGGTGATCAGATCACCAAGAAGGCGCTGATCGCCCTGGCGGTCTTCCTGGTGCTGGTCGGGCTGTACATCATGGTCCGCTACGAGCGCTACATGGCCATCTCGGCGCTGGCCACGATGGTGTTCGACCTGAGTGTCACCGCCGGCGTGTACGCGCTGGTCGGCTTCGAGGTCACCCCCGCCACCGTCATCGGTCTGCTGACGATCCTGGGCTTCTCGCTCTACGACACGGTCATCGTGTTCGACAAGGTCGAGGAAAACACGCACGACTTCCAGCACAAGACCCGGCGCACCTTCGCCGAGCAGGCCAACCTGGCCATCAACCAGACCTTCATGCGCTCCATCAACACCAGCCTGATCTCGGTGCTGCCGATCCTGGCCCTGATGGTGGTGGCGGTGTGGCTGCTGGGCGTGGGAACACTCAAGGACCTGGCGCTGGTGCAGCTGGTCGGCATCATCGTCGGGACCTACTCGTCGATCTTCTTCGCCACCCCGCTGCTGGTCACGCTGCGCGAACGCACGGAGCTGGTGCGCACCCACACGCGGCGCGTCGGCAAGCGGCGCAGCCCCGGCGCCCGCGCGAGCGCCAACGAGACGGTGACGGAATCAGCCGACCCGGAGCAGGCCTCCGAAAAACCCGAGGACACCGTCGAGGAAAACGCCGAGCCAGCGCCGGAAGCCACCAAGCGCGCACCGAACAAGCCGGCGCCGGGTGCACGGCCGGTGCGGCCCACCGGCGCCCGGCGTCCCACCGGTAAGCGCAACGCCGGCAAGCGGTAG
- a CDS encoding ABC transporter substrate-binding protein, translating to MGCRRGLLRWTLAGMAAVLTAPIALTGCSGSAAPQIAYVVDGPLSTYNTNTVIGAASAGAQAFARTLTGFGYHGPDGQVVADRDFGTVSVVGGAPLVLDYQIADNAVYSDGKPVTCDDLVLTWAAQSGRFPSFQAASQAGYVDIANVECMPGQKKARVSFAPDRSVVDYTQLFTATSLMPSHVIADQLNVDVTAALLANNESVVEQIAKLWNTTWDLKPGIDLKRFPSSGPYKIQQVLDGGAVVLVANDRWWGPKAITKRVTVWPQGADIQDRVNNRSVDVVDVAVGSSGTLATPDNYQRSDSPSAGIEQLIFGLQGPLALARERRALASCTPRDAIAKDAGVPIANSRLNPATEDAISQGDGVADAAPFAKADPNAARDALVGASLTVRIGYQGPNARLAATIGAIAKSCAPAGITVTGVVLDPLKDPPGPQALRDGKIDVLLASTGGATGSGSTGSSAMDAYDLHTNNGNNLSGYSNAQIDGFIGALAVSADPGERARVLGEAAPILWADMPTLPLYRQQRTLLMSKKMYAVTKNPTRWGAGWNMDRWALEQ from the coding sequence ATGGGGTGTCGGCGAGGGCTTCTGCGCTGGACGCTCGCGGGCATGGCGGCCGTGCTGACGGCGCCGATCGCGCTGACCGGGTGTTCCGGCAGCGCCGCCCCGCAGATCGCCTACGTGGTCGACGGCCCGCTCTCGACCTACAACACCAACACCGTCATCGGTGCGGCCTCGGCCGGCGCGCAGGCATTCGCCCGCACGCTCACCGGCTTCGGCTACCACGGCCCGGACGGGCAGGTGGTCGCCGACCGCGACTTCGGCACGGTATCGGTCGTGGGCGGAGCGCCGCTGGTGCTCGACTACCAGATCGCCGACAACGCGGTGTACTCCGACGGCAAGCCGGTGACCTGCGACGACCTGGTGTTGACCTGGGCGGCGCAATCCGGGCGGTTCCCCAGCTTCCAGGCCGCAAGCCAGGCCGGCTACGTCGACATCGCCAACGTCGAGTGCATGCCCGGGCAGAAGAAGGCCCGCGTCTCGTTCGCCCCGGACCGCAGCGTCGTCGACTACACCCAGCTGTTCACCGCGACGTCGTTGATGCCGTCGCACGTCATCGCCGACCAGCTCAACGTCGACGTGACGGCGGCGTTGCTGGCCAACAACGAGTCGGTCGTGGAGCAGATCGCCAAGCTGTGGAACACCACCTGGGACCTCAAGCCCGGGATCGACCTCAAGCGCTTCCCCTCGTCGGGGCCGTACAAGATCCAGCAGGTGCTGGACGGCGGCGCCGTGGTACTGGTCGCCAACGACCGCTGGTGGGGCCCCAAAGCGATCACCAAGCGGGTCACGGTGTGGCCCCAGGGCGCCGACATCCAGGACCGGGTCAATAACCGCAGCGTCGACGTCGTCGACGTAGCGGTGGGGTCGTCGGGCACGCTGGCCACCCCGGACAACTACCAGCGCAGCGACTCACCCTCGGCTGGAATCGAGCAGCTCATCTTTGGCCTGCAGGGACCGCTGGCGCTGGCCCGCGAACGCCGCGCGCTCGCGTCGTGCACGCCGCGCGACGCGATCGCCAAGGACGCCGGCGTGCCGATCGCCAATTCGCGGCTCAACCCGGCCACCGAGGACGCCATCTCCCAGGGCGACGGTGTCGCCGATGCGGCGCCGTTCGCCAAGGCGGACCCCAATGCCGCCCGCGACGCGCTGGTCGGTGCGTCGCTGACGGTGCGGATCGGCTATCAGGGACCCAACGCGCGGCTGGCGGCCACGATCGGGGCCATCGCCAAATCCTGCGCCCCCGCGGGCATCACCGTCACCGGCGTGGTGCTGGATCCGTTGAAGGATCCCCCGGGCCCGCAGGCGCTGCGGGACGGGAAGATCGACGTGCTGTTGGCCAGCACCGGCGGGGCCACCGGCAGCGGATCGACCGGATCGTCGGCGATGGACGCCTATGACCTGCACACCAACAACGGCAACAACCTGTCCGGCTACTCGAACGCGCAGATCGACGGGTTCATCGGTGCGCTGGCGGTGTCCGCCGACCCCGGCGAGCGGGCTCGGGTGCTGGGCGAGGCCGCGCCGATACTGTGGGCGGACATGCCGACGCTGCCCCTCTACCGGCAGCAGCGCACGCTGCTGATGTCGAAGAAGATGTACGCCGTCACCAAGAACCCGACCCGCTGGGGGGCGGGCTGGAACATGGACCGCTGGGCCCTAGAACAGTGA
- a CDS encoding adenine phosphoribosyltransferase yields MSSVADVIASLTRQVADFPKPGVQFKDLTPVFADPDGLAAVTDALVEVASGADLVAGIDSRGFLVAAAVAARLGIGVLAIRKGGKLPPPVHTEHYELEYGSATLEIPADGIELAGRGVVIVDDVLATGGTLAAAKRLLDKVGADVTAAAVVMELTALGGREAVAPLSVYSLTRV; encoded by the coding sequence GTGAGTTCCGTCGCGGACGTGATCGCCTCGCTGACCCGCCAGGTCGCCGATTTCCCGAAGCCGGGGGTGCAGTTCAAGGACCTGACGCCGGTGTTCGCCGATCCCGACGGGCTGGCGGCGGTCACCGACGCGCTCGTCGAGGTCGCCTCCGGCGCCGACCTGGTGGCCGGCATCGACTCGCGGGGGTTCCTGGTCGCGGCGGCGGTGGCCGCGCGGCTGGGGATCGGGGTGCTGGCCATCCGCAAGGGCGGCAAGCTGCCGCCGCCCGTGCACACCGAGCACTACGAGCTGGAATACGGCAGCGCCACCCTGGAGATCCCCGCCGACGGAATCGAGTTGGCCGGCCGCGGCGTCGTGATTGTCGACGACGTGCTAGCCACCGGCGGAACTCTGGCCGCGGCGAAACGTTTGTTAGACAAGGTTGGCGCCGACGTGACCGCGGCCGCAGTGGTGATGGAACTGACGGCCCTGGGCGGTCGCGAGGCGGTGGCCCCGTTGTCGGTATACAGCTTGACCCGCGTTTAA
- a CDS encoding RelA/SpoT family protein, with protein MADDQRTAQAVAPPAESPAPPPVLDTPELPTETLKTSSSASRRVRARLARRMTAQRSALNPVLEPLVAVHKEIYPKADLSMLQRAFEVADKRHATQLRHSGDPYITHPLAVANILAELGMDTTTLVAALLHDTVEDTGYTLAALSEEFGEEVGHLVDGVTKLDRVELGNAAEGETIRKMITAMARDPRVLVIKVADRLHNMRTMRFLPPEKQARKARETLEVIAPLAHRLGMASVKWELEDLSFAILHPKKYEEIVRLVAGRAPSRDTYLAKVRAEIVNTLNASKIKATVEGRPKHYWSIYQKMIVKGRDFDDIHDLVGIRILCDEIRDCYAAVGVVHSLWQPMAGRFKDYIAQPRYGVYQSLHTTVVGPEGKPLEVQIRTRDMHRTAEYGIAAHWRYKEAKGRNGVPHPHAAAEIDDMAWMRQLLDWQREAADPGEFLESLRYDLAVQELFVFTPKGDVITLPTGSTPVDFAYAVHTEVGHRCIGARVNGRLVALERKLENGEVVEVFTSKAPNAGPSRDWQQFVVSPRAKAKIRQWFAKERREEALEAGKDAMAREVRRGGLPLQRLMNGESLAAVARELHYTDVSALYTAIGEGHVSARHVVQRLLAELGGIDQAEEELAERSTPATMPRRPRSTDDVGVSVPGAPGVLTKLAKCCTPVPGDAILGFVTRGGGVSVHRTDCTNAASLQQQSERIIDVLWAPSPSSVFLVAIQVEALDRHRLLSDVTRALADEKVNILSASVTTSNDRVAISRFTFEMGDPKHLGHLLNAVRNVEGVYDVYRVTSAA; from the coding sequence GTGGCGGACGACCAGCGCACGGCGCAAGCTGTGGCGCCGCCTGCCGAGTCACCGGCCCCGCCGCCGGTGTTAGACACGCCCGAGCTGCCGACCGAAACCCTCAAGACTTCCAGCAGCGCCTCGCGCCGGGTCCGGGCCCGGCTGGCGCGGCGGATGACCGCCCAGCGCAGCGCGCTCAACCCGGTGCTCGAACCGCTGGTGGCGGTGCACAAGGAGATCTATCCCAAGGCCGACCTGTCGATGTTGCAGCGCGCCTTCGAGGTCGCCGACAAAAGACATGCCACGCAGCTGCGCCATTCCGGTGATCCCTACATCACCCATCCGCTGGCGGTGGCGAACATCCTGGCCGAATTGGGCATGGACACAACAACTTTGGTGGCCGCACTGCTGCACGACACCGTCGAGGACACCGGGTACACGCTCGCGGCGCTCTCCGAGGAGTTCGGCGAAGAGGTGGGCCATCTCGTCGACGGGGTAACCAAACTGGACCGGGTCGAGCTGGGCAACGCCGCCGAGGGCGAGACCATCCGCAAGATGATCACCGCGATGGCGCGCGACCCGCGGGTGCTGGTGATCAAGGTCGCCGACCGGCTGCACAACATGCGCACCATGCGCTTCCTGCCGCCGGAAAAGCAGGCGCGCAAGGCCCGCGAAACGTTGGAAGTGATTGCGCCACTGGCGCATCGGCTCGGGATGGCCAGCGTCAAGTGGGAGCTGGAAGACCTGTCGTTCGCGATCCTGCACCCCAAGAAGTACGAGGAGATCGTGCGGCTGGTCGCCGGGCGGGCGCCGTCGCGGGACACCTACTTGGCCAAGGTGCGCGCCGAGATCGTCAACACGCTGAACGCGTCGAAGATCAAGGCGACGGTGGAGGGCCGGCCCAAGCACTACTGGTCGATCTACCAGAAGATGATCGTCAAGGGCCGCGACTTCGACGACATCCACGACCTGGTCGGCATCCGCATCCTGTGCGACGAGATCCGCGACTGCTACGCCGCCGTCGGCGTCGTGCACTCGCTGTGGCAGCCGATGGCCGGACGGTTCAAGGACTACATCGCCCAGCCCAGATACGGTGTGTACCAGTCATTGCACACCACGGTGGTCGGGCCCGAGGGCAAACCACTGGAAGTGCAGATCCGCACCCGCGACATGCACCGCACCGCCGAATACGGCATCGCCGCGCACTGGCGTTACAAGGAAGCCAAGGGCCGCAACGGGGTTCCGCATCCGCACGCCGCCGCCGAGATCGACGACATGGCATGGATGCGTCAGCTGCTCGACTGGCAGCGGGAGGCCGCCGACCCTGGCGAATTCCTGGAGTCGCTGCGTTACGACCTTGCGGTGCAAGAGCTTTTCGTGTTCACCCCGAAGGGCGACGTGATCACCCTGCCGACCGGGTCGACGCCGGTGGACTTCGCCTACGCCGTGCACACCGAGGTCGGCCACCGTTGCATCGGCGCGCGGGTCAACGGCCGGCTGGTGGCACTGGAACGCAAACTCGAAAACGGGGAAGTCGTCGAGGTTTTCACGTCCAAGGCGCCCAACGCCGGGCCGTCGCGGGACTGGCAGCAATTCGTGGTGTCGCCGCGGGCCAAGGCCAAGATCCGGCAGTGGTTCGCCAAGGAGCGTCGCGAGGAAGCGCTGGAAGCCGGCAAGGACGCCATGGCCCGCGAGGTGCGCCGCGGTGGACTTCCGTTGCAGCGCTTGATGAATGGGGAGTCCTTGGCCGCGGTCGCCCGCGAGCTGCACTACACCGACGTGTCGGCCCTCTACACCGCGATCGGCGAGGGGCACGTGTCGGCGCGGCACGTCGTGCAGCGGCTGCTGGCCGAGCTCGGGGGTATCGATCAGGCCGAAGAGGAGCTCGCCGAGCGGTCCACGCCGGCGACCATGCCGCGGCGCCCCCGCAGCACCGACGACGTCGGGGTGTCGGTGCCCGGCGCCCCGGGTGTGCTGACCAAGCTGGCCAAGTGCTGCACGCCGGTGCCCGGCGACGCGATCCTGGGCTTCGTCACCCGCGGCGGCGGGGTCAGCGTGCACCGCACCGACTGCACCAACGCGGCGTCGCTGCAGCAACAGTCCGAACGCATCATCGACGTGCTGTGGGCGCCGTCGCCGTCGTCGGTGTTCCTGGTGGCCATTCAGGTCGAGGCGCTCGACCGGCACCGGCTGCTGTCCGACGTGACGCGCGCGCTGGCCGACGAGAAGGTCAACATCCTGTCCGCGTCGGTCACCACCTCCAACGACCGGGTAGCGATCAGCCGCTTCACTTTTGAGATGGGCGACCCGAAGCACCTCGGGCATCTGCTCAACGCGGTCCGCAACGTCGAGGGCGTCTACGACGTGTATCGGGTGACGTCCGCGGCCTAG
- a CDS encoding peptidylprolyl isomerase: protein MPTNEQRRATAKRKLERQLERRAKQARTRRILVISGGVIASLAVIAAVVVAVVISNNDHKHKAAAATSSSTAASSSPEPSTPGAPTPQAAPMPAFQPSASVGANCQYPATPNQPAAKPVKAPRTGKVPTDPANVSVSMSTNQGNIGLMLANNESPCTVNSFASLIGQKYFDNTKCHRLTTSPELAVLQCGDPKNDGTGGPGYQFANEYPTDQYPANDPKLKQPVVYPRGTLAMANAGPNTNGSQFFLVYKDSQLPPGYTVFGKIQDDGLATLDKIAKAGVAGGGDDGPPATEVTIKSMLLD from the coding sequence GTGCCGACCAACGAACAGCGACGCGCGACAGCCAAGCGCAAACTCGAACGCCAGCTGGAGCGTCGGGCCAAGCAGGCCCGAACCCGCCGGATCCTGGTAATCAGCGGTGGCGTCATCGCCTCGCTGGCGGTGATCGCCGCGGTGGTCGTCGCCGTGGTCATCTCCAACAACGACCACAAGCACAAGGCCGCGGCGGCGACCAGCAGCAGCACCGCCGCCAGCAGTTCCCCGGAGCCCAGCACGCCCGGCGCGCCGACCCCGCAGGCGGCGCCGATGCCGGCGTTCCAGCCGTCGGCCAGCGTGGGCGCCAACTGCCAGTACCCGGCCACGCCGAACCAGCCCGCCGCCAAGCCGGTCAAGGCGCCGCGCACCGGCAAGGTCCCGACCGACCCGGCCAATGTCAGCGTCAGCATGTCGACCAACCAGGGCAACATCGGCCTGATGCTGGCCAACAACGAATCGCCGTGCACGGTCAACAGTTTCGCCAGCCTGATCGGCCAGAAATACTTCGACAACACCAAGTGCCACCGGCTGACCACGTCGCCGGAGCTGGCCGTCCTGCAGTGCGGTGACCCCAAGAACGACGGCACCGGCGGTCCGGGCTACCAGTTCGCCAACGAATACCCCACCGACCAATACCCGGCGAACGACCCGAAACTGAAGCAGCCCGTCGTCTACCCGCGCGGCACACTGGCCATGGCCAACGCCGGCCCGAACACCAACGGCAGCCAATTCTTCCTGGTGTACAAGGATTCGCAGCTGCCGCCCGGCTACACCGTCTTCGGCAAGATCCAGGACGACGGGCTGGCCACCCTGGACAAGATCGCCAAGGCCGGGGTCGCCGGCGGCGGCGACGACGGGCCGCCGGCCACCGAGGTCACCATCAAGTCGATGCTGCTGGACTAG